A DNA window from Vagococcus penaei contains the following coding sequences:
- a CDS encoding heavy metal translocating P-type ATPase, translated as MSCKQAHTHNDNHHDEHNHGQLPTILYFIGLLTFVIAFMIPSTFIRNSLFMMTLILSGYHIIIEGFVDTYNQTKQHKKFTPNVHVLMALAAIGASIIGDFREAALLILIFAGAHFLEHFVEDKSKREITSLLKLNPTDARLIQLDGSTKLVPVESLKIGDTLKVLHGDQVPTDGTITYGTTTINESSINGESMPADKTVGDPVFGSTINGNGTFTMTVTKASSDTVFAKIIALVNQSQDNLSKTATRIKRFEPKYVTAVLIIIPLYIVLATILLDYSWYESFYKGMVFLTVASPCALAASDIPATLSAISNLAKRGVLFKGGAFLSNLSQIKAIAFDKTGTLTMGIPKVTDTYIISEMKNEMDTILNVVVAMEKQSNHPLANAILDYFTPTQMLEIEVDNQIGHGLITTYHNETYEIGKPTQFNEVPRSLLEKHEIYANEGKTVVFVAKNQQAIGLIAMMDVPNEQAKDVINYLKDSGIHTAMITGDSEKTGVSIAKEVGVDEVFGNVLPEDKAAIIHQLQATYGDTAMVGDGINDAPALVTSDIGIAMGNGTDVAIDVADVVLMKNDLLKLKYAYQISQKLDKIVRQNIIFAMCVVLTLIIINLLGNITLPIGIIVHEGSTLVVLFNGLRLLNPLKKD; from the coding sequence ATGTCTTGCAAACAAGCACATACTCATAACGACAACCACCATGATGAACACAATCATGGACAATTACCTACCATCCTTTATTTTATTGGTCTATTAACATTCGTTATTGCTTTTATGATACCGTCTACTTTTATTCGCAATAGCTTATTTATGATGACACTCATTCTTTCTGGCTATCATATTATCATTGAAGGTTTTGTTGATACGTATAATCAAACTAAACAACATAAAAAGTTTACCCCTAACGTCCATGTACTTATGGCACTGGCTGCTATAGGTGCATCAATTATTGGTGATTTTAGAGAAGCCGCTTTGCTCATTCTAATTTTTGCTGGTGCTCACTTCTTGGAGCATTTCGTTGAAGATAAAAGCAAACGGGAAATAACTAGTTTATTAAAATTAAACCCGACAGATGCTCGGTTAATCCAACTTGACGGGTCAACCAAACTCGTTCCTGTTGAATCATTAAAGATTGGTGATACATTGAAGGTGCTTCATGGCGATCAAGTTCCAACAGACGGGACAATTACTTATGGGACCACAACAATCAATGAATCTTCTATTAATGGTGAAAGTATGCCAGCTGATAAAACAGTTGGTGACCCCGTATTTGGTAGTACGATTAATGGTAATGGCACCTTTACTATGACAGTAACTAAAGCTAGTTCCGATACAGTATTTGCTAAAATAATCGCGTTAGTTAATCAATCCCAAGACAATTTATCTAAAACTGCCACTAGAATCAAACGGTTTGAACCTAAGTATGTGACAGCTGTTTTGATAATTATTCCTTTATATATTGTTCTTGCTACTATATTACTTGATTACTCCTGGTACGAAAGTTTTTATAAAGGAATGGTCTTTCTGACAGTCGCATCGCCATGTGCCTTAGCTGCCAGTGATATTCCGGCTACACTATCAGCTATTTCAAATTTAGCTAAACGAGGTGTTCTATTTAAAGGAGGCGCATTTCTATCAAACTTGTCTCAAATAAAAGCGATAGCCTTTGATAAAACAGGAACATTGACAATGGGAATACCAAAAGTAACTGATACATACATTATCTCTGAGATGAAAAACGAAATGGATACTATTTTAAATGTCGTGGTTGCAATGGAAAAGCAGTCAAATCATCCACTGGCTAATGCCATCCTAGATTACTTTACTCCCACACAGATGCTTGAAATAGAAGTTGATAATCAAATTGGTCATGGATTAATCACCACTTATCATAATGAGACATACGAAATTGGCAAACCAACGCAATTCAACGAAGTGCCTAGAAGTTTATTAGAGAAACATGAAATATACGCTAATGAAGGTAAGACTGTCGTTTTCGTTGCAAAAAACCAACAAGCTATTGGCTTAATTGCTATGATGGATGTCCCAAATGAACAAGCAAAAGATGTGATTAATTATCTTAAAGATTCTGGTATTCATACTGCAATGATTACTGGCGATTCCGAGAAAACTGGTGTATCAATTGCAAAAGAAGTCGGTGTTGATGAAGTATTTGGTAACGTGCTTCCAGAAGATAAAGCGGCCATCATACATCAACTACAAGCAACTTATGGCGATACCGCAATGGTTGGTGATGGCATTAATGATGCTCCTGCTCTAGTGACATCTGATATCGGTATTGCTATGGGAAACGGGACAGATGTAGCGATTGACGTTGCCGATGTTGTATTAATGAAAAATGATTTACTAAAATTAAAATACGCTTATCAAATATCTCAAAAACTCGATAAAATTGTTCGGCAAAATATTATTTTTGCAATGTGTGTCGTTCTCACATTAATTATTATTAATTTACTTGGAAATATTACGTTACCGATTGGTATCATCGTACATGAAGGTAGCACACTCGTCGTCTTATTTAATGGCTTGCGCTTGTTAAACCCATTGAAAAAAGACTAA